One genomic window of Xanthobacter dioxanivorans includes the following:
- a CDS encoding porin, whose protein sequence is MKASPAEYVKVCATYGAGYFYIPGTDTCLKIGGLARVDAYVNAVGTFIPTIVSPSAATAFNGPGTAGGFGYPFRDDDDPQYLTRARAVTEFDARTQTEYGTLRSYVRFGAEWNSQAGAGVGAGSALYFERAFIQFSGFTFGYTQSFFDPGLDYMMTVPFTGSYNWTTLAAYTAQVGGGLSATVSIEDAANRTTGVQLTGSTVQPIFNINTVATGLSYTNFQAGQQLPDFVANIRLDQAWGTAQISGALHQVVATSPFYAGFVPGVNSSDMWGWAIGAHVEVKLPMLAPGDSAFIQASYEQGGANFLGLSGAGQARSVAVGAIDLQQVGGGLSGTGAFYNIADAVATNLLGDYSLTSGWAVQGQFRHYWVPTVRSAFALGYVSYQVPQNIVAAFDFNLYQAVFNTIWSPVKNVDVGFEVLYTKVDGSVPLGNYSAVNATGGFQGSLVGGSTDIWSGGVRVQRIF, encoded by the coding sequence GTGAAGGCCAGCCCTGCCGAATATGTGAAGGTGTGCGCAACCTACGGAGCGGGCTATTTCTATATCCCCGGCACCGATACCTGCTTGAAGATCGGCGGTCTCGCGCGGGTTGATGCATATGTCAACGCTGTCGGCACGTTCATTCCGACAATCGTGTCGCCTTCGGCTGCGACGGCGTTCAATGGCCCGGGCACCGCTGGCGGCTTCGGCTATCCCTTCCGCGATGACGATGATCCCCAGTACCTGACCCGGGCTCGCGCCGTCACGGAATTCGATGCGCGTACGCAGACAGAGTACGGCACGTTGCGATCCTATGTGCGCTTCGGTGCGGAATGGAACTCACAGGCGGGTGCGGGAGTGGGCGCCGGGAGCGCATTGTATTTCGAGCGGGCATTTATCCAATTTTCAGGATTTACGTTCGGATATACCCAATCATTCTTCGATCCGGGTTTGGATTATATGATGACGGTCCCGTTCACGGGGTCGTATAATTGGACGACTTTGGCGGCTTATACGGCGCAGGTCGGCGGGGGGCTGTCGGCAACGGTGTCGATCGAAGATGCCGCCAATCGGACAACAGGCGTGCAGCTGACGGGCTCGACGGTTCAGCCGATCTTCAACATAAACACCGTCGCGACCGGACTGTCCTATACGAACTTTCAGGCTGGACAGCAGCTGCCGGATTTCGTCGCCAACATCCGTCTCGATCAGGCCTGGGGCACGGCCCAAATTTCCGGAGCTCTGCATCAGGTTGTGGCGACCAGCCCTTTTTATGCGGGTTTCGTTCCCGGAGTGAACTCTTCGGATATGTGGGGTTGGGCGATCGGTGCGCATGTCGAGGTCAAGCTGCCCATGCTCGCCCCGGGTGATAGTGCTTTCATTCAAGCGAGCTATGAGCAAGGAGGTGCCAACTTCCTTGGCTTGTCGGGTGCCGGTCAGGCACGTTCGGTGGCTGTGGGCGCCATCGATCTGCAGCAGGTGGGAGGAGGGTTGTCCGGCACCGGCGCATTCTACAATATAGCTGACGCGGTCGCCACCAACCTGCTTGGCGACTACAGCCTGACCTCCGGATGGGCAGTCCAGGGCCAATTCCGCCATTATTGGGTACCAACCGTGCGCTCAGCGTTCGCGCTCGGCTATGTGTCCTATCAGGTGCCCCAAAACATTGTCGCGGCGTTCGATTTCAATCTTTATCAGGCAGTGTTCAATACCATTTGGTCGCCGGTAAAGAACGTCGATGTCGGATTTGAAGTTCTGTATACGAAGGTGGATGGATCCGTGCCGCTTGGAAATTATTCGGCGGTCAACGCGACGGGCGGGTTTCAGGGGTCTCTGGTCGGCGGTTCGACCGATATCTGGTCCGGCGGCGTTCGGGTGCAGCGCATTTTTTGA
- a CDS encoding ABC transporter substrate-binding protein — MKLSRRQFSGALASAMVGVVAGPRLGRAEAKPIRIGVITSLTGFAQIYGEANRIGAEIAAERINAAGGVGGRKIEIVLRDDKASSDSTVAAFRDLAAQGVRLFLAGPISSTVVALAPLFKDTDNVLIAAGPNNLSITHELFNKNVFRLQLTSVPVFAGLGKVVADKAPEVRDWIAISSDQQANIDLSNIFMASLKKAHAAKGVDVTIRDIVLTKAGAGDFRAQISSLMNSGATGVLNSLVGSDSLTFYKQAKSFGLDRKVKVFADVSANLNSMKTIASAVPQSVWTPYYWYAQGDGNPVSQELYKIATERTGTPFPYGFIALAHDSVIALADAIRRAGSDSAPAVIAALEEGRPLGAVGPVVFRKEDHTYTGEMTFINFGAAPKEPEGLQVNDVVRLLSIDYIEPATPGLPYILK; from the coding sequence ATGAAGCTCAGCAGGCGACAATTTTCGGGAGCCCTCGCGTCAGCGATGGTCGGCGTGGTGGCGGGCCCGCGGCTGGGACGCGCGGAAGCCAAGCCGATTCGCATCGGCGTAATCACGTCCCTCACCGGGTTCGCGCAAATCTACGGCGAAGCGAACCGCATCGGCGCAGAGATTGCCGCCGAGCGGATCAATGCCGCCGGTGGGGTTGGTGGGCGAAAGATCGAAATTGTGCTGCGCGACGACAAGGCTTCGTCGGACAGCACGGTGGCTGCCTTCCGGGATCTGGCAGCCCAGGGCGTTCGCTTGTTTCTGGCCGGTCCAATCTCCTCCACCGTGGTTGCCCTGGCCCCCTTGTTCAAGGATACGGACAATGTGCTGATCGCAGCCGGGCCGAACAACCTGTCCATTACCCATGAACTGTTCAACAAGAACGTGTTTCGTCTCCAGCTCACCTCGGTGCCAGTTTTTGCCGGACTGGGAAAGGTGGTTGCGGACAAGGCGCCCGAAGTGCGCGACTGGATTGCGATCAGCTCGGATCAGCAGGCCAATATCGACCTTTCCAACATCTTTATGGCATCGCTGAAGAAGGCCCATGCGGCGAAAGGCGTGGATGTCACCATTCGAGATATCGTTCTGACCAAGGCCGGCGCCGGCGATTTTCGCGCGCAGATCTCGAGCCTGATGAATTCCGGCGCCACCGGCGTATTGAATTCGCTCGTCGGCTCCGACAGCCTGACCTTCTACAAGCAGGCAAAATCGTTCGGCCTCGATCGCAAGGTGAAAGTATTCGCCGACGTCAGTGCCAACCTGAATTCGATGAAGACGATCGCCAGTGCCGTTCCGCAATCGGTGTGGACGCCCTATTATTGGTATGCTCAGGGCGACGGAAATCCGGTGTCGCAGGAATTGTACAAGATCGCCACCGAGCGGACCGGGACGCCCTTTCCCTATGGTTTCATTGCCCTTGCCCATGACTCCGTGATCGCCTTGGCCGACGCGATCAGAAGGGCCGGATCCGATAGCGCCCCGGCGGTGATCGCCGCGCTCGAAGAGGGGCGGCCGCTGGGAGCGGTGGGTCCTGTGGTCTTCCGTAAAGAAGATCACACCTACACCGGCGAGATGACCTTCATCAATTTCGGAGCAGCGCCGAAAGAACCCGAAGGCCTCCAGGTTAACGATGTCGTACGGCTGCTGTCCATCGACTATATCGAGCCCGCGACGCCCGGACTGCCCTACATCCTGAAATGA
- a CDS encoding enoyl-CoA hydratase/isomerase family protein, producing the protein MTNAQGNIASANPAVVEDAVIVERNGDHTVLRINRPEQRNALSNEVLAGLREGVAAVKADRSARVLVLAGTGDEAFCAGGNLRQMGDASSDAYEAHRGRSQLAALFRDLWELGKPTVARVPGYALAGGFGLAAACDFIIASERAVFGIPEISIGLWPYMISVPLLHAMAPKQALKLMMTGERVGAAEGLRLGFVTEIAPHAELDAVLAKFVGRLADASPQSMALGRTAFYAVLNHDVDARLRMLEALLTVNLSMPDAVEGLAAFVQKRTASWKSGA; encoded by the coding sequence TTGACCAACGCGCAAGGAAACATCGCTTCCGCGAACCCGGCCGTGGTGGAAGACGCCGTCATCGTCGAGCGGAACGGCGACCATACGGTGTTGCGGATCAACCGCCCGGAGCAGCGGAACGCGCTCTCGAACGAGGTCCTTGCCGGATTGCGCGAGGGTGTCGCCGCGGTCAAGGCGGATCGGTCCGCGCGGGTGCTCGTTCTCGCCGGCACCGGGGACGAGGCGTTCTGTGCCGGTGGAAACCTGCGCCAGATGGGCGATGCGAGCTCGGATGCCTATGAAGCGCACCGGGGGCGCAGCCAGCTGGCTGCGCTTTTCCGCGACCTTTGGGAGCTGGGCAAGCCCACCGTCGCCCGCGTGCCGGGGTACGCCCTCGCAGGGGGCTTCGGGCTCGCCGCCGCGTGCGATTTCATCATCGCCAGCGAGCGGGCTGTGTTCGGCATCCCTGAAATTTCCATTGGCCTGTGGCCCTACATGATCTCTGTGCCGCTCCTCCATGCCATGGCGCCGAAGCAGGCCCTCAAGCTGATGATGACCGGAGAGCGGGTCGGCGCTGCGGAAGGCCTGCGGCTGGGCTTCGTGACGGAGATCGCACCGCACGCGGAGCTGGACGCGGTGCTGGCGAAATTCGTCGGGCGGCTGGCCGATGCCTCCCCGCAGTCCATGGCCCTCGGCCGCACCGCGTTCTATGCCGTGCTCAATCACGATGTCGACGCGCGGCTCCGCATGCTGGAGGCGCTGCTGACCGTCAATCTCTCGATGCCGGACGCCGTGGAAGGTCTTGCGGCCTTCGTGCAGAAGCGGACGGCCTCATGGAAGAGCGGTGCATGA
- a CDS encoding cyclase family protein: MRYIDEAAVARGIATVKQFKPLSVGMRIVDGGGPIAPMRTPTQHFMRRDGGDYAVGVRREVEGFGFSDDVIMLSTHGTTHVDALCHVFCGGHMFGGIPASEVSSFGARQLGAETIPPIVTRVIVVDAVPDGRSWLSPGEAIPAQRLDELITAAGLECLPGDALFVRTGSLKAYYSGESHERSSPGLGADCIDWIKERKIAIVGADNMAVEVIPSGVPGWATPLHVRLMQGEGVLFVELLDLEAVAGRTFAALLTINPLKIVGGTASPVSPMLLL, from the coding sequence TTGCGATACATCGACGAGGCGGCGGTCGCCAGAGGCATTGCGACCGTCAAGCAATTCAAGCCCCTGTCCGTCGGGATGCGAATCGTCGACGGCGGAGGCCCGATCGCGCCGATGCGAACCCCGACGCAGCATTTCATGCGTCGCGACGGGGGGGACTATGCGGTCGGCGTGCGCCGTGAAGTGGAAGGCTTCGGCTTTTCCGACGACGTCATCATGCTGTCCACCCATGGGACCACGCACGTCGATGCCCTGTGCCATGTCTTCTGCGGCGGGCACATGTTCGGCGGCATCCCGGCGAGCGAGGTCAGCAGTTTCGGTGCCAGGCAGCTCGGCGCCGAAACCATTCCCCCCATCGTGACACGGGTGATCGTGGTCGATGCGGTCCCGGATGGACGCAGCTGGCTGTCGCCAGGCGAGGCAATCCCGGCTCAAAGGCTCGACGAACTCATCACCGCGGCGGGTCTCGAATGCCTGCCGGGAGACGCCCTGTTTGTTCGGACAGGATCGCTGAAGGCGTATTACTCAGGTGAATCCCACGAACGCTCATCGCCCGGCCTGGGAGCTGACTGCATCGACTGGATCAAGGAGCGCAAGATTGCGATTGTCGGCGCCGACAATATGGCGGTCGAGGTGATACCGTCCGGCGTTCCGGGATGGGCGACCCCGCTCCACGTGCGACTGATGCAGGGCGAAGGCGTTCTGTTCGTTGAACTCCTCGACCTGGAGGCCGTGGCGGGGCGAACTTTTGCCGCCCTGCTGACGATCAACCCGCTGAAGATCGTGGGCGGCACGGCGAGCCCCGTCTCACCCATGCTTCTCCTGTGA